The following coding sequences are from one Treponema bryantii window:
- the dxr gene encoding 1-deoxy-D-xylulose-5-phosphate reductoisomerase — protein sequence MKRVLVLGCTGSIGTSTLDIINNMGSDFCVCGLQAHSNKNKLADLSANYKCPSLLSCEDNSAEAFQKLIDESKPDIVVNGIAGAAGLVPSKVVLENGIDLALANKETIVMAGPLIKELARTKGAQLLPVDSEHSAIFNLTQRIGMNNISKIVITASGGPFRTYTKEQLENVTLEQALKHPTWNMGKKITIDSSTLANKGLEVIEAAFLFDVTAEQIQVVVHPQSLIHSLVRTNDGELYAQISEPDMKHPILCALNWPENKACYMEQFDLFDKEMTFYKPRMDDFPLLSYAFECVKKGNCYPIAFNAANEVAVHAFIDGKITYPAISRIVRSVLDNDWNTKLDSFDTVFEADKKARTLASEQL from the coding sequence ATGAAAAGAGTTCTAGTTCTTGGCTGTACTGGCTCAATAGGAACCAGTACACTCGATATTATTAATAATATGGGTTCTGATTTTTGTGTATGCGGACTTCAGGCTCACTCAAACAAAAATAAACTTGCTGATCTTTCAGCAAACTACAAATGTCCTTCCCTTCTTTCCTGTGAAGACAATTCTGCAGAAGCTTTTCAAAAGCTTATAGATGAATCAAAACCAGATATCGTAGTAAACGGAATTGCCGGAGCTGCAGGACTCGTTCCTTCAAAAGTTGTACTTGAAAACGGAATTGATCTTGCTCTCGCAAATAAAGAGACAATTGTAATGGCAGGTCCTCTTATTAAAGAGCTTGCACGTACTAAAGGGGCTCAACTTCTTCCTGTTGATTCAGAACATTCTGCAATCTTCAATCTTACTCAGAGAATTGGAATGAATAACATCTCTAAGATTGTGATTACAGCAAGCGGCGGTCCTTTCCGTACATATACAAAAGAACAGCTCGAAAACGTAACACTTGAACAGGCACTTAAACATCCTACCTGGAATATGGGAAAGAAAATCACAATTGATTCTTCGACACTTGCTAACAAGGGCCTTGAAGTTATTGAAGCTGCTTTTCTTTTTGATGTTACTGCAGAACAGATTCAGGTTGTTGTACATCCTCAGAGCCTTATTCATTCCCTTGTTCGTACAAATGACGGTGAACTTTACGCACAGATTTCTGAACCGGATATGAAGCATCCGATTTTATGTGCCCTCAACTGGCCGGAAAACAAGGCTTGTTACATGGAACAATTTGATTTGTTTGATAAAGAGATGACTTTTTACAAACCTAGAATGGATGATTTCCCGCTTCTATCATACGCTTTTGAATGTGTAAAAAAAGGTAACTGTTATCCTATTGCTTTCAACGCAGCTAATGAAGTTGCGGTACATGCTTTTATAGACGGAAAAATTACATACCCTGCTATTTCAAGAATTGTACGTTCTGTACTTGATAATGACTGGAATACTAAACTAGATTCATTTGATACTGTATTTGAAGCAGATAAAAAAGCACGTACACTTGCATCGGAGCAGCTATGA
- a CDS encoding phosphatidate cytidylyltransferase codes for MSKVAKRLLTFFIGIPLVLAIVFCDWLNHLPLQITIGIFAVLGANEFYNMLSKKGIVLFNREVVLIGTALLPFSCYTFILSGLSLDITPWLFISLVILLMGFECFTAKSFENSLSKIAYTTLTFFYTGFLLTFLSRMTILPDSKIIISLFLIFVFMCDSFAWFFGILFGKSTRGFVAASPNKSLVGFIGGIIGSLGCGFVLKYFFPAAISISNLNLVILGIITSVSAIIGDLIESVFKRSCDIKDSGNLIPGRGGVLDSIDSVVIAAPIFYIGYNFLF; via the coding sequence ATGAGCAAAGTTGCAAAAAGACTTTTGACATTTTTTATAGGAATCCCACTTGTACTTGCAATTGTATTTTGTGACTGGTTGAATCACCTGCCTTTGCAGATTACCATTGGAATCTTTGCAGTATTAGGCGCAAATGAGTTTTACAACATGCTGTCTAAAAAAGGTATAGTACTTTTTAATCGTGAAGTAGTTTTGATTGGCACTGCCCTCCTTCCATTTTCTTGTTATACCTTTATTTTATCAGGTCTTTCACTTGATATTACACCATGGCTTTTCATTTCTTTAGTGATTCTTTTGATGGGTTTTGAATGCTTTACTGCAAAGTCTTTTGAAAACTCACTTTCTAAAATTGCCTATACAACACTTACCTTCTTCTACACAGGCTTCCTTCTTACATTCCTTTCAAGAATGACAATCCTTCCAGATTCAAAAATAATCATAAGTTTGTTTTTGATTTTTGTTTTCATGTGTGATTCTTTTGCATGGTTCTTTGGAATCCTTTTTGGAAAATCAACACGAGGTTTTGTTGCAGCAAGTCCTAATAAGAGTCTTGTAGGTTTTATTGGCGGAATTATCGGTTCTTTGGGTTGTGGTTTTGTTCTTAAATATTTCTTCCCAGCTGCAATTTCAATCAGCAATTTAAATCTTGTAATTCTTGGTATCATTACTTCAGTTTCTGCAATTATTGGTGATTTGATTGAATCTGTTTTCAAACGTTCCTGCGATATTAAAGACAGTGGTAATTTAATTCCTGGCCGTGGTGGAGTTCTTGATTCAATTGACTCAGTTGTAATCGCAGCTCCAATTTTCTATATTGGATATAACTTCCTGTTCTAA
- the uppS gene encoding polyprenyl diphosphate synthase codes for MQAIMALDKENLPLHVAITMDGNGRWAQAKKLPRTSGHDEGLRTAKRIVKAASDIGIKYLTLYVFSTENWKRAEQEVGFLMNLIHTHLCAELAFYKENGIRVRHIGNFEALPASIQKDIKQAMDDTADFKGMTVNLAINYGGRDEIIRGIKKIIENKVSPDQLDEKTFSSYLDMPECPDVDVLIRTGGEQRLSNYLLWHVAYAEQIYTDTLWPDYSNEEFYSHIEAFQHRNRRFGAEKPASKKGK; via the coding sequence ATGCAGGCAATTATGGCTTTGGATAAGGAAAATCTTCCGCTGCATGTTGCCATTACGATGGACGGTAACGGAAGATGGGCTCAGGCAAAAAAACTTCCACGCACTTCTGGTCACGATGAAGGACTTCGCACCGCAAAAAGAATTGTAAAGGCTGCAAGCGACATCGGAATTAAGTATCTTACACTTTATGTATTTTCAACTGAAAACTGGAAGCGCGCTGAACAAGAAGTTGGATTCCTGATGAACCTTATCCACACTCACCTTTGTGCAGAACTTGCTTTTTATAAAGAAAACGGAATAAGAGTTCGACATATCGGTAATTTTGAAGCATTACCGGCAAGTATTCAAAAAGATATCAAACAGGCAATGGACGATACAGCAGACTTTAAGGGTATGACTGTAAATCTTGCCATCAACTACGGCGGCCGTGACGAAATAATCCGCGGCATCAAAAAAATCATAGAAAATAAAGTATCTCCCGACCAACTGGATGAAAAAACTTTCTCCAGCTATCTCGATATGCCCGAATGTCCGGATGTCGATGTTCTTATCAGAACTGGTGGAGAACAGCGTTTAAGCAACTATCTGTTATGGCATGTTGCTTATGCTGAACAAATATATACAGACACACTCTGGCCTGATTATTCAAACGAAGAGTTCTATTCACATATAGAAGCCTTCCAGCATAGAAACAGACGTTTCGGTGCCGAAAAACCGGCCTCTAAAAAAGGAAAATAA
- the frr gene encoding ribosome recycling factor, which translates to MADIEERMEKTIASLKDSFNTIRTGRANAAIFDKVRVDYYGTKSPLNQVATIAIPEARSVIITPFDKSLISEIEKAIQVADLGLNPSNDGKVIRIAIPALTADRRKELVKQAKTVAENSRTAIRNIRRDGNDELKKQQKDGELTEDGLKTETDKLQKLTDKYIDEINKIYDAKEKDIMQN; encoded by the coding sequence ATGGCAGACATTGAAGAAAGAATGGAAAAAACAATCGCTTCTTTGAAGGATTCTTTTAACACAATCAGAACTGGACGCGCTAATGCCGCAATTTTTGATAAGGTTCGTGTTGATTATTACGGAACAAAATCACCTTTGAATCAGGTTGCTACAATTGCAATTCCTGAAGCACGTTCTGTCATCATCACTCCTTTTGACAAATCACTTATTTCTGAAATTGAAAAGGCTATTCAGGTAGCTGACCTTGGATTGAACCCATCAAACGATGGTAAGGTAATCCGCATTGCAATTCCTGCTCTTACTGCAGACCGCCGTAAGGAACTTGTAAAGCAGGCTAAAACAGTTGCAGAAAACTCAAGAACTGCAATCCGTAACATCCGTCGCGACGGAAACGATGAGCTCAAAAAGCAGCAGAAAGACGGAGAGCTCACAGAAGACGGACTTAAAACTGAAACAGACAAGCTTCAGAAGCTTACAGATAAATACATCGATGAAATCAACAAGATTTACGATGCAAAAGAAAAGGACATAATGCAGAACTAA
- the tsf gene encoding translation elongation factor Ts has protein sequence MAITAADVKALREATGAGMMECKKALTECNGDMAEAEKYLKEKGLAAMAKRAERATTEGRLFIRQNGNKIVVVELTCETDFVANNADFIAVGEKLLDVTFEKGYTKVEADHEAILEPLKVSIRENMKVAKVEVIDVPADASASFYVHSDKKTGAVVVVKGSTADVVKTFAYDCCLHIAAFTPAYTSKKDVPETYVAEQKEIFKAQMDQDEKMAGKPENVKEGILQGKINKHLAEICFEDQMFVKDDKKTVTAKLAEVGKEAGATLSFATAKLFVLGK, from the coding sequence ATGGCAATCACAGCAGCTGACGTAAAGGCACTTCGCGAAGCAACTGGTGCCGGAATGATGGAATGTAAAAAAGCCCTTACAGAATGTAACGGCGACATGGCAGAAGCCGAAAAATATCTTAAGGAAAAGGGACTTGCAGCTATGGCTAAACGCGCTGAGCGTGCTACAACTGAAGGTCGTCTTTTCATCCGCCAGAACGGTAATAAGATCGTTGTTGTTGAACTTACTTGTGAAACAGACTTCGTTGCAAACAACGCTGACTTTATCGCTGTAGGCGAAAAGCTCCTCGACGTAACTTTCGAAAAGGGTTACACAAAGGTTGAGGCTGATCACGAAGCTATCCTTGAACCACTCAAGGTATCTATCCGTGAAAACATGAAGGTTGCAAAGGTTGAGGTAATTGATGTACCTGCTGATGCATCTGCTTCATTCTACGTACACTCAGACAAGAAAACTGGTGCTGTAGTTGTAGTTAAGGGTTCTACTGCAGATGTAGTAAAGACTTTTGCTTATGACTGCTGTCTCCACATTGCAGCTTTCACACCAGCTTACACATCAAAGAAAGATGTTCCAGAGACTTATGTTGCTGAACAGAAGGAAATCTTCAAGGCACAGATGGATCAGGACGAAAAGATGGCTGGTAAGCCTGAGAACGTTAAGGAAGGAATTCTTCAGGGTAAGATTAACAAGCACCTTGCAGAAATCTGTTTCGAAGACCAGATGTTCGTAAAGGACGACAAGAAAACTGTAACAGCAAAACTTGCAGAAGTTGGAAAGGAAGCTGGTGCTACACTCAGCTTTGCTACAGCAAAACTTTTTGTTCTTGGTAAGTAA
- the rpsB gene encoding 30S ribosomal protein S2: MAVVTMKNLLESGVHFGHQVKRWDPRMKKYIFAERNGIHIIDLQKTIAAIKDGYDEVRRVTASGKSILFVGTKKQAQQAVQKEAERCGMFYVNNRWLGGMLTNFATIKKSLQRLKKIEKMEIDGTFDNLTKKEVAALQKEKAKLEKNLGGIKEMKELPGALFVIDTHKEQLAVAEARRMGIPIIAVVDTNCNPEGIDYPIPGNDDAIRAISLFTSIIANAVIESDNEAGLKILENLNDEDDVQTDASTRTEDQEIVDYSNYQPTEPKEEDVEADEKESLADDVDEDKIYKD; this comes from the coding sequence ATGGCAGTAGTAACCATGAAGAACCTGTTGGAATCTGGAGTACACTTCGGACATCAGGTAAAACGCTGGGATCCACGTATGAAGAAGTACATCTTCGCAGAACGCAATGGTATCCACATTATCGACTTGCAGAAGACAATCGCTGCAATCAAAGACGGCTATGATGAAGTACGTAGAGTTACTGCATCTGGCAAATCTATCCTCTTCGTAGGAACTAAAAAACAGGCACAGCAGGCTGTACAGAAAGAAGCTGAACGCTGTGGTATGTTCTATGTAAACAACCGCTGGCTTGGTGGTATGCTTACAAACTTCGCTACAATCAAAAAATCACTTCAGCGCCTCAAGAAAATCGAAAAGATGGAAATTGACGGCACATTCGATAATCTTACAAAGAAAGAAGTAGCTGCTCTCCAGAAGGAAAAGGCAAAGCTCGAAAAGAACCTCGGTGGTATTAAAGAAATGAAGGAACTCCCAGGAGCTCTCTTCGTAATCGATACACACAAAGAACAGCTCGCAGTTGCAGAAGCACGCAGAATGGGTATCCCAATCATCGCTGTTGTTGATACAAACTGTAACCCAGAAGGTATCGACTACCCTATTCCAGGTAACGATGACGCTATCCGCGCTATTTCTTTGTTCACTTCTATTATTGCTAACGCTGTAATTGAATCTGACAATGAAGCTGGTCTTAAGATTCTTGAGAACCTTAATGACGAAGATGATGTTCAGACTGACGCTTCTACACGTACAGAAGATCAGGAAATAGTTGATTACTCAAACTATCAGCCAACTGAACCAAAAGAAGAAGATGTTGAAGCAGACGAAAAAGAAAGCCTTGCTGACGACGTTGACGAAGACAAAATTTATAAGGACTAA
- a CDS encoding Maf family protein: MEPIILASSSPRRQEILKMLKIPFRVIIPNIDETLTSAIEKEQIPELLAQEKVSAVIRSLPVGQEIQWILGADTVILFNDKIIGKPENHDQAVEYLSALQGNTHTVLTAIVLYNGREKKTISRLCKTNVTFAPMTNEEIEWYVETGEWHGAAGGYRIQSLASCFISKIEGSYSGAVGLPIFELYDILKEQGYSIIE; encoded by the coding sequence ATGGAACCAATTATCCTCGCCTCATCTTCACCACGCAGACAGGAAATCTTAAAAATGCTTAAGATTCCATTTAGAGTTATCATTCCAAATATTGATGAAACACTAACTTCTGCAATTGAAAAAGAACAAATACCAGAATTACTTGCACAGGAAAAAGTTTCTGCTGTAATCCGTTCTCTGCCGGTTGGTCAGGAAATTCAGTGGATTCTCGGAGCAGATACAGTTATTCTCTTTAATGACAAGATTATTGGAAAACCAGAGAATCATGACCAGGCTGTAGAATATCTTTCTGCACTTCAGGGAAATACTCATACAGTTTTAACTGCAATTGTTCTTTATAACGGCCGTGAAAAGAAAACAATTTCTCGCCTTTGCAAAACCAACGTTACTTTTGCTCCAATGACTAATGAAGAAATTGAATGGTATGTAGAAACTGGTGAATGGCATGGAGCTGCCGGCGGATATAGAATCCAGAGTCTTGCATCCTGCTTTATCTCAAAGATTGAAGGCTCTTATTCCGGAGCGGTCGGCTTGCCTATTTTTGAGCTTTACGATATATTAAAAGAGCAGGGATATTCTATTATAGAATAA
- a CDS encoding HEAT repeat domain-containing protein has protein sequence MKLSRKVLIASAMMFVCGFAFAQEKETSVESEYLNDVDGDIIMTLADSDEYDNKLVALQYLQAALDDGNTSDAVIQALDRLAGEGLTTQSRTNGRLNNNFPEIRREACKLMAKVPTEHSKNMLVSIAVADNEPMVIAAAVKSLGEIGINENDEVVDAIAFANRRNQVLNPTSSLALEVLNAFEMLADKTENKKTMIDAVARISTDYHYVTPVRQKAYKLLKTLSSNSDSKKSNSSDAK, from the coding sequence ATGAAACTTTCTAGAAAAGTTCTTATTGCATCTGCAATGATGTTCGTATGTGGCTTTGCTTTTGCTCAGGAAAAAGAAACATCTGTTGAAAGCGAATACCTTAATGATGTTGATGGCGATATCATTATGACACTCGCTGACTCAGATGAATATGATAATAAACTTGTAGCACTTCAATACCTTCAGGCTGCACTTGATGATGGTAATACTTCTGATGCTGTGATTCAGGCACTTGATCGTCTTGCTGGAGAAGGTCTTACAACACAGTCTCGTACAAATGGACGTCTTAATAACAACTTCCCAGAAATCCGCCGTGAAGCATGTAAGCTTATGGCAAAAGTTCCTACCGAACATTCTAAGAATATGTTAGTTTCAATTGCTGTTGCAGATAATGAGCCAATGGTAATTGCAGCTGCTGTAAAATCTCTTGGTGAAATCGGAATCAATGAAAATGATGAAGTTGTTGATGCAATCGCTTTTGCTAACCGCCGTAATCAGGTTTTGAATCCAACAAGTTCACTTGCACTTGAAGTTCTTAATGCTTTCGAAATGCTTGCTGATAAAACAGAAAATAAAAAGACTATGATTGATGCTGTTGCACGTATTTCAACAGACTATCACTATGTAACTCCTGTAAGACAGAAGGCATACAAGCTTTTGAAGACACTCTCAAGCAACTCAGATTCTAAGAAATCAAACAGCTCTGATGCAAAATAA
- the coaD gene encoding pantetheine-phosphate adenylyltransferase, producing the protein MVKAVFAGSFDPPTNGHLDIIKRASGLFESVDVVVSVNPEKKTMFSEDERVQFLKELIKPFGNVSVHSYKGIIVNYAKEVGAKVLVRGVRSANDFGYEFELALMNQNLNPDIETVFLQSKEKYAIVKSSSIKQLAQFGGDISRMVPAIVADALKKKYE; encoded by the coding sequence ATGGTAAAAGCTGTATTTGCAGGGTCATTTGATCCTCCTACAAATGGACATTTAGATATTATTAAAAGAGCATCCGGACTTTTTGAAAGTGTAGATGTAGTTGTTTCTGTAAATCCCGAAAAAAAGACAATGTTCTCTGAAGATGAAAGAGTTCAGTTTTTAAAGGAACTGATTAAACCATTCGGAAATGTTTCTGTTCATTCATATAAAGGTATTATTGTAAATTATGCAAAAGAAGTTGGTGCTAAAGTTTTAGTAAGGGGAGTGCGCTCTGCTAACGATTTTGGTTACGAATTTGAACTTGCATTGATGAATCAGAATTTGAATCCAGATATTGAAACTGTATTCCTTCAGTCAAAAGAAAAATATGCAATCGTAAAATCTTCATCAATAAAGCAGCTGGCTCAGTTTGGCGGTGATATTTCCCGTATGGTTCCAGCTATTGTAGCAGATGCATTAAAAAAGAAATATGAATAA
- the rpmF gene encoding 50S ribosomal protein L32: MAVPRSKTSKAVTKRRQTINMKLKAPQLVECSNCGNLVQSHHVCPKCGFYRGRQVITPEVNG; the protein is encoded by the coding sequence ATGGCAGTACCAAGAAGTAAAACATCAAAGGCCGTAACAAAAAGACGTCAGACAATCAACATGAAACTTAAGGCACCACAGCTTGTTGAATGCAGCAACTGCGGAAACCTTGTACAGTCTCATCACGTTTGTCCAAAATGTGGTTTCTACCGCGGACGCCAGGTTATCACACCTGAAGTTAATGGCTAA
- the acpP gene encoding acyl carrier protein, which produces MDELFEKIQKLIADKLEIDEGKITLDSSFRNDLGADSLDTYELVYAIEEELGVSIPDEKANEFETVRDAYDFIKSEQGK; this is translated from the coding sequence ATGGACGAATTGTTTGAAAAAATCCAGAAGCTTATTGCTGACAAATTGGAAATCGACGAAGGAAAGATTACTTTGGATTCTTCTTTCAGAAACGATCTTGGAGCAGATAGCCTTGATACTTATGAATTGGTATATGCTATCGAAGAAGAATTGGGAGTTAGCATCCCAGATGAAAAAGCAAACGAATTCGAAACTGTTCGCGACGCTTATGATTTCATCAAGTCTGAACAGGGCAAATAA
- the rnc gene encoding ribonuclease III yields the protein MELTKQRKKELSDFCNRVGIKFKKLEHLDQAFHHRSLTNEAHGVKNNERLEFLGDSVLGMVTAAYLYNNLDNPEGDLAKIKSAVVSEKALAPVAIKFGIDKLLMLGHGEEMSGGRTKPAILADCMEAIIGAYYLDSGYKAAEAYVLSFIEPAVKETFSQGVKDFKTQLQEKYQKKTKKCPQYELVSKTGPDHDQTFKVCVHLGDKVFGPVTAKSKKEAEQLAAKLALDSFN from the coding sequence ATGGAACTTACAAAACAACGTAAAAAAGAACTGTCTGATTTTTGTAACAGGGTAGGAATAAAATTTAAGAAGCTTGAGCATTTAGATCAGGCCTTTCATCATCGTTCACTTACAAATGAAGCACACGGAGTGAAAAATAATGAGCGGCTTGAATTCCTTGGCGACTCAGTACTTGGAATGGTAACGGCTGCCTATCTGTATAATAATTTAGACAATCCTGAAGGAGATCTTGCCAAAATAAAATCTGCAGTTGTATCAGAAAAAGCTCTTGCTCCTGTAGCAATTAAGTTTGGAATAGACAAGCTATTGATGCTCGGTCACGGTGAAGAGATGAGCGGTGGCCGCACAAAGCCTGCAATTCTTGCTGACTGTATGGAAGCAATTATCGGCGCTTATTATCTTGATTCAGGATACAAGGCTGCAGAAGCATATGTACTTTCTTTTATTGAACCTGCTGTAAAAGAAACTTTTTCACAGGGAGTAAAAGACTTTAAAACACAGCTTCAGGAAAAGTATCAGAAAAAAACAAAAAAATGTCCTCAGTATGAACTGGTTTCTAAAACAGGTCCAGATCATGATCAAACATTTAAAGTATGTGTTCATTTAGGTGATAAAGTATTCGGTCCTGTTACTGCTAAATCAAAAAAAGAAGCAGAACAACTGGCTGCAAAACTCGCTTTAGACTCTTTTAATTAA